Proteins encoded by one window of Pseudonocardia sp. HH130629-09:
- a CDS encoding AbgT family transporter, which yields MAVVERVGNALPHPFWLFWVLSAILAVISAGLAAAGVAVVAPDGEPVAVRNLLSGDGLAMAVSSMIDNFAQFPPMATIVTVIMGVAVAERSGLLAAAMRAGVARVPASLVVFAVAFAGTVAHVASAAAYVILVPLGGLAFRAVGRSPILGIVVAYTAIASGYDASPVPTPNDAIFAGITTAAARIVDPEVVVNPVGNWFFNIASSVVLALVITLVTRLVLAKRPDLDPDPDAPDDDVAGLSLSVAERSGLRRAGWVLLGFAVLLVAVMAPEWSPLRGENGSIVESPLVEGIGAVIALLFGLLGTVFGRAVGTITTAADVPKLMADGIRQMAPVLALFFAIAQFLAYFDWTHVGDVLAVVAADALRTTGVPIPVVFLMVLAVLTVVNVMVTSGTAMWSIAAPVIVPMLMLVEVPPETTQALFRIADSGSTAITPMSPYFIMALGFLQRYRKDAGIGTLASYTLPLAIAMTVVWTLLFFAWWALGIPLGPGAPVR from the coding sequence ATGGCCGTCGTCGAACGCGTCGGGAACGCGCTGCCGCACCCGTTCTGGCTGTTCTGGGTGCTGTCGGCGATCCTCGCCGTGATCAGCGCGGGACTGGCGGCGGCGGGCGTCGCGGTGGTGGCACCCGACGGCGAGCCGGTCGCGGTGCGGAACCTGCTCTCCGGCGACGGCCTCGCCATGGCCGTCTCGTCGATGATCGACAACTTCGCCCAGTTCCCACCGATGGCCACCATCGTCACGGTGATCATGGGCGTCGCCGTCGCCGAGCGCAGCGGGCTGCTCGCCGCGGCCATGCGGGCCGGGGTCGCCCGGGTGCCGGCGTCGCTGGTGGTGTTCGCGGTCGCGTTCGCCGGGACCGTCGCGCACGTCGCGTCGGCCGCGGCGTACGTGATCCTGGTACCGCTGGGCGGGCTCGCGTTCCGCGCGGTGGGCCGCTCGCCGATCCTCGGGATCGTCGTCGCCTACACCGCCATCGCCTCGGGCTACGACGCCAGCCCGGTCCCCACCCCGAACGACGCGATCTTCGCCGGCATCACCACCGCCGCGGCCCGGATCGTGGACCCGGAGGTCGTGGTGAACCCGGTCGGCAACTGGTTCTTCAACATCGCCTCCTCGGTCGTGCTCGCGCTGGTGATCACACTGGTGACCCGGCTGGTCCTGGCCAAGCGCCCGGACCTGGACCCCGACCCGGACGCCCCCGACGACGACGTCGCCGGCCTGAGCCTGTCGGTGGCCGAACGGTCCGGCCTGCGCCGCGCCGGCTGGGTGCTGCTGGGCTTCGCGGTGCTGCTCGTCGCGGTCATGGCCCCGGAGTGGTCGCCGCTGCGCGGGGAGAACGGGTCGATCGTCGAGTCCCCGCTGGTGGAGGGGATCGGCGCGGTCATCGCGCTGCTGTTCGGCCTGCTCGGCACGGTCTTCGGGCGCGCGGTCGGCACGATCACCACCGCCGCGGACGTCCCGAAGCTGATGGCCGACGGGATCCGGCAGATGGCCCCGGTGCTGGCGCTGTTCTTCGCGATCGCCCAGTTCCTGGCCTACTTCGACTGGACCCATGTCGGGGACGTGCTCGCCGTCGTCGCCGCGGACGCGCTGCGCACCACCGGCGTCCCGATCCCGGTCGTGTTCCTGATGGTGCTGGCCGTGCTCACCGTGGTGAACGTGATGGTGACCAGCGGGACGGCGATGTGGTCGATCGCGGCGCCGGTGATCGTGCCGATGCTGATGCTGGTCGAGGTGCCGCCCGAGACCACCCAGGCGCTGTTCCGGATCGCCGACTCCGGCTCGACGGCGATCACCCCGATGAGCCCGTACTTCATCATGGCACTGGGGTTCCTGCAGCGGTACCGCAAGGACGCGGGCATCGGGACGCTCGCGTCGTACACGCTCCCGCTCGCGATCGCGATGACGGTCGTCTGGACCCTGCTGTTCTTCGCCTGGTGGGCACTGGGGATCCCGCTGGGACCGGGGGCTCCCGTGCGGTAG
- a CDS encoding alpha/beta hydrolase family esterase, which yields MATACLVAAALTTGAAVAPTASGAPASGGTPGPETTAGPAGTGTAPGRPGPGAAPGPVGAPTPGCGTTPPQAAGTTAVRTVDSGGRERGVRVHLPDGYRPDRPIPVVLVFHGRGNDGATTENFSGLSGLPAVVAYPDGVPGGEGKRSWQGAPYSAPGVDDVAFTGDLLDDLESTLCVDPGRVFATGKSNGGGFTEILACRMSDRIAAIAPVAGAYYRDGEPPCRPGRPVPALFVHGTGDATIPYTGDADRGLPAIPAKVAEWVARDGCRARPQTRRIEPDVTIATWRGCRDGARVAHVAVDGGGHTWPGATAYSGGGVTTRTVRATALIGDFFGLGGPR from the coding sequence GTGGCGACGGCCTGCCTCGTCGCGGCCGCCCTCACCACCGGCGCCGCCGTCGCCCCGACCGCCTCCGGCGCGCCCGCCTCGGGCGGGACGCCCGGCCCCGAGACGACGGCCGGACCCGCCGGCACCGGCACGGCCCCCGGGCGGCCCGGCCCCGGCGCGGCCCCCGGCCCGGTCGGAGCTCCGACCCCCGGCTGCGGCACCACACCGCCGCAGGCAGCGGGCACGACCGCCGTCCGCACCGTCGACAGCGGCGGCCGGGAACGCGGCGTGCGGGTCCACCTGCCCGACGGCTACCGCCCCGACCGGCCCATCCCGGTGGTCCTGGTCTTCCACGGCCGCGGCAACGACGGCGCCACCACCGAGAACTTCTCCGGCCTGTCCGGGCTGCCCGCCGTCGTCGCCTATCCCGACGGGGTCCCCGGGGGAGAGGGCAAGCGGTCCTGGCAGGGCGCTCCGTACTCGGCGCCGGGCGTCGACGACGTCGCCTTCACCGGGGACCTCCTCGACGACCTGGAGTCCACCCTCTGCGTCGACCCCGGCCGGGTCTTCGCCACCGGCAAGTCCAACGGCGGCGGTTTCACCGAGATCCTGGCCTGCCGGATGTCCGACCGGATCGCCGCGATTGCCCCGGTCGCGGGCGCCTACTACCGCGACGGCGAGCCGCCGTGCCGGCCCGGCCGCCCGGTCCCCGCGCTGTTCGTGCACGGCACCGGGGACGCCACGATCCCCTACACCGGCGACGCCGACCGCGGCCTGCCCGCGATCCCGGCTAAGGTCGCCGAGTGGGTCGCTCGCGACGGCTGCCGGGCCCGCCCGCAGACCCGCCGGATCGAGCCCGACGTCACCATCGCGACCTGGCGGGGCTGCCGCGACGGAGCCCGGGTGGCGCACGTCGCCGTCGACGGCGGCGGGCACACCTGGCCCGGCGCGACCGCCTACTCCGGCGGCGGCGTCACGACACGGACCGTGCGCGCCACCGCGCTGATCGGGGACTTCTTCGGGCTCGGGGGTCCGCGGTGA
- a CDS encoding creatininase family protein — protein sequence MSTRRLGEMTTVEAAAAVVDSPVVLLPAGAFEQHGPGLPLATDLIRAEAVCDRVAVALGGTAVVGPSLPVGVSPHHLAFAGTVSLTTTTFATLVREYVEGLYRHGWRKICVVTGHGGNDATLATVAQDLLAARPDLQFAWSPLTPLAADVVAAAGPPEVSGHSGQAETAQMLAVAPHLVHTDRLAAGTTRLTELDAFGALARRRGGPTLTAPYDRLSENGVLGEPRRADPEHGEAIVAAIVDRITDFVTEWLRA from the coding sequence GTGAGCACGCGACGCCTGGGGGAGATGACGACGGTCGAGGCCGCGGCCGCCGTCGTCGACAGCCCGGTCGTGCTGCTGCCGGCGGGAGCCTTCGAGCAGCACGGGCCGGGGCTGCCGCTCGCGACGGACCTGATCCGCGCCGAGGCGGTTTGCGACCGGGTCGCCGTGGCACTGGGCGGCACCGCGGTGGTCGGGCCGTCGTTGCCGGTCGGGGTGTCGCCGCACCACCTGGCCTTCGCCGGGACGGTCAGCCTGACCACCACGACGTTCGCCACGCTCGTGCGCGAGTACGTCGAGGGCCTGTACCGGCACGGCTGGCGCAAGATCTGCGTGGTCACGGGGCACGGCGGGAACGACGCCACCCTCGCGACGGTCGCGCAGGATCTCCTCGCCGCACGCCCGGACCTGCAGTTCGCGTGGAGCCCGCTCACCCCGCTGGCCGCCGACGTCGTCGCCGCGGCCGGGCCGCCCGAGGTCAGCGGGCACAGCGGGCAGGCCGAGACGGCGCAGATGCTCGCCGTCGCACCGCACCTGGTGCACACCGACCGGCTCGCGGCCGGGACCACCCGGCTCACCGAGCTCGATGCCTTCGGCGCACTGGCCCGGCGGCGCGGTGGTCCGACGCTCACCGCGCCCTACGACCGCCTGTCGGAGAACGGGGTCCTCGGCGAACCCCGCCGGGCCGACCCGGAGCACGGCGAGGCGATCGTCGCCGCGATCGTCGACCGGATCACCGACTTCGTCACGGAGTGGCTCAGGGCCTGA
- a CDS encoding FadR/GntR family transcriptional regulator yields MTAGETLSERLADDIMDIIRTGNLGPGDQLASSRDLARRFEVTTPTVREALRRLEATGAVEFRHGSGTYVGDGVGRRLLANPHRPSRTSDGVHELIRARLVLEPSIAAAAARERDTAGLAMLAESVTNALHPPVRDHRPAVHFHVALAATSGNALLRETVEALLHIRARDQVEIRHRYDDRERDHAEHVALLDAVRGGYPDLAERLCRQHLTSIAEAVGA; encoded by the coding sequence ATGACGGCAGGGGAGACGTTGTCGGAGCGCCTGGCCGACGACATCATGGACATCATCCGGACCGGGAACCTCGGCCCGGGGGACCAGCTCGCGTCCTCCCGCGACCTGGCGCGACGGTTCGAGGTCACCACCCCGACCGTCCGCGAGGCGCTGCGACGCCTGGAGGCCACCGGTGCGGTGGAGTTTCGGCACGGCTCGGGCACCTACGTCGGCGACGGGGTCGGGCGGCGGCTGCTCGCGAACCCGCACCGTCCGTCGCGGACCTCCGACGGCGTGCACGAGCTGATCCGCGCCCGGCTCGTCCTGGAACCGTCGATCGCGGCCGCCGCGGCCCGGGAGCGTGACACCGCCGGGCTGGCGATGCTCGCCGAGAGCGTCACCAACGCCCTGCACCCGCCGGTCCGCGACCACCGCCCGGCCGTGCACTTCCACGTCGCACTGGCCGCGACCAGCGGCAACGCCCTGCTCCGCGAGACGGTGGAGGCGCTGCTGCACATCCGCGCCCGCGACCAGGTCGAGATCCGGCACCGCTACGACGACCGCGAGCGCGACCACGCCGAGCACGTCGCGCTGCTCGACGCCGTCCGCGGGGGCTACCCGGACCTGGCCGAGCGGCTCTGCCGCCAGCACCTCACCTCGATCGCCGAGGCGGTGGGCGCGTGA
- a CDS encoding alpha/beta fold hydrolase yields MDLVDAVANVWDRAVVGHLADLRRMPRDAVVGSPQGILFRYRPLSGVDPSEGAPVLLVPPLGAPDFAYDLRRGCSLVEHLLQQGRTVYLIDYGPKSFSDRTLGIESWVDELLPDTVRRVAEETGDEVHLVAWSLGGIFALLTVAAAVQARDPLPVRSVAAIGTPVDISRVPLVAPFRPLAQISGGRLVSSIYRAVGSFPAPMVSWAFQLTAVDRLVTKPLAIASRIDDRDCLAQIEAVDHLMSNMHGYPGRVFGQLFHLLLRSNDLASGGLRLGGRDVELADVGVPVLVVAGRDDVIAPLRAVRAGVPLLTGSPEVRFTTSPGGHLGVLTGRRARDTTWPELDRALADWDAAADAPDDEAGPAVGA; encoded by the coding sequence GTGGATCTCGTGGACGCCGTCGCCAACGTGTGGGACCGGGCCGTGGTCGGCCACCTCGCCGACCTGCGCCGGATGCCGCGGGACGCGGTGGTGGGCTCCCCGCAGGGGATCCTGTTCCGGTACCGCCCGTTGTCCGGCGTGGATCCCTCCGAGGGTGCGCCGGTGCTGCTCGTGCCGCCGCTGGGTGCCCCGGACTTCGCCTACGACCTGCGCCGCGGCTGCTCGCTGGTGGAGCACCTGCTGCAGCAGGGCCGGACCGTCTACCTGATCGACTACGGGCCCAAGTCGTTCTCCGACCGCACCCTGGGCATCGAGAGCTGGGTCGACGAGCTACTGCCCGACACGGTCCGCCGGGTCGCCGAGGAGACCGGCGACGAGGTGCACCTCGTCGCCTGGTCGCTCGGCGGGATCTTCGCGCTGCTCACCGTCGCCGCCGCGGTGCAGGCACGCGACCCGCTGCCGGTGCGCTCGGTCGCCGCGATCGGCACTCCGGTCGACATCTCCCGGGTGCCGCTGGTGGCGCCGTTCCGGCCGCTCGCGCAGATCAGCGGTGGCCGGCTGGTCTCGTCGATCTACCGGGCCGTCGGCAGCTTCCCGGCGCCGATGGTGAGCTGGGCGTTCCAGCTGACCGCGGTGGACCGGCTCGTCACCAAGCCGCTCGCGATCGCCTCGCGGATCGACGACCGGGACTGCCTGGCCCAGATCGAGGCCGTCGACCACCTGATGAGCAACATGCACGGCTACCCGGGCCGGGTGTTCGGGCAGCTGTTCCACCTGTTGCTCCGCAGCAACGATCTCGCGAGCGGCGGACTGCGCCTGGGCGGGCGCGACGTGGAGCTGGCCGACGTCGGGGTGCCGGTGCTCGTCGTCGCCGGGCGGGACGACGTCATCGCCCCGCTGCGTGCGGTCCGCGCCGGCGTGCCGCTGCTGACCGGCAGCCCCGAGGTCCGGTTCACGACCTCGCCGGGCGGGCACCTGGGCGTGCTGACCGGGCGCCGGGCCCGGGACACGACCTGGCCTGAGCTCGACCGGGCCCTGGCCGACTGGGACGCCGCCGCGGACGCCCCCGACGACGAGGCAGGCCCCGCGGTCGGCGCCTGA
- a CDS encoding acyl-CoA dehydrogenase family protein: protein MQREIFDDEHHAFRDLCRTFIAKEVTPHHEQWEEDGQVDRAVWTAAGAAGLLGTAVPEEHGGGGVDDFRYNAILAEEIVAAGASGIGFPLHNDVVQPYLLRLCTDEQKKRWLPGFCSGELITAIAMTEPGTGSDLQGIATNARRDGDDWILNGSKTFITNGILADLVIVVAKTDPDAKHLGFTLFVVERGMEGFERGRRLKKVGMKAQDTAELSFTDVRVPDANRLGEVGQGFVYLMQNLAQERLSIAVASVAGAEAAVKMTLEYTKERKAFGRPVANFQNTRFELAEMDTEVSIARVFVDRCITEHNGEGELSVPDAARAKWWCSDLQNRVVDRCVQLHGGYGYMLEYPIARAFVDSRVQAIYGGTNEIMKEIVGRSLIG, encoded by the coding sequence ATGCAGCGCGAGATCTTCGACGACGAGCACCACGCGTTCCGTGACCTGTGCCGGACCTTCATCGCGAAGGAGGTCACCCCTCACCACGAGCAGTGGGAGGAGGACGGCCAGGTCGACCGAGCGGTATGGACCGCGGCGGGCGCGGCCGGCCTGCTGGGGACCGCGGTCCCCGAGGAGCACGGCGGGGGCGGGGTCGACGACTTCCGCTACAACGCGATCCTGGCCGAGGAGATCGTCGCGGCCGGTGCGAGCGGCATCGGCTTCCCGCTGCACAACGACGTCGTGCAGCCCTACCTGCTGCGGCTGTGCACCGACGAGCAGAAGAAGCGCTGGCTGCCCGGCTTCTGCTCCGGCGAGCTGATCACCGCGATCGCCATGACCGAGCCCGGGACCGGCTCGGACCTACAGGGCATCGCGACCAACGCCCGTCGCGACGGCGACGACTGGATCCTCAACGGCTCCAAGACCTTCATCACCAACGGCATCCTGGCCGACCTGGTGATCGTCGTCGCCAAGACCGACCCGGACGCCAAGCACCTCGGCTTCACCCTGTTCGTGGTGGAGCGCGGGATGGAGGGCTTCGAACGCGGCCGCCGCCTGAAGAAGGTCGGCATGAAGGCCCAGGACACCGCGGAGCTGAGCTTCACCGACGTCCGGGTGCCCGACGCGAACCGGCTCGGCGAGGTCGGCCAGGGCTTCGTCTACCTCATGCAGAACCTCGCCCAGGAGCGGCTCTCGATCGCCGTCGCCTCGGTGGCGGGCGCCGAGGCCGCCGTGAAGATGACGCTGGAGTACACCAAGGAGCGCAAGGCCTTCGGCCGCCCGGTGGCGAACTTCCAGAACACCCGCTTCGAGCTCGCCGAGATGGACACCGAGGTGTCCATCGCCCGGGTCTTCGTGGACCGCTGCATCACCGAGCACAACGGCGAGGGAGAGTTGTCGGTGCCCGACGCGGCCAGGGCCAAGTGGTGGTGCTCGGACCTGCAGAACCGGGTCGTCGACCGCTGCGTGCAGCTGCACGGCGGCTACGGCTACATGCTCGAGTACCCGATCGCCCGCGCGTTCGTCGACTCCCGCGTACAGGCGATCTACGGCGGCACGAACGAGATCATGAAGGAGATCGTCGGCCGGTCGCTCATCGGCTGA